The window AACAAGACTTGGCTGTTGCTATGTGTATCCAGCACAATTGTtaatacacaaaacaaaatagtaaaattttattttttcacttccATAAACGAATTGATCAATTTATTTGAGATTTatagattgacaatccgtattgAGCTTATAGATTAATGGTCCAATCAGGAATCGAACTTATGACTTTTACATTATAATTACGACGCTATAAAATTTCTAATACATATTTATATGTAatacacatgtaaatttaaataataaattttatgataattaattttaatttaataattaatttgcttatatataaattgtaaaaatttCGTCAATCCTATCAACTTTACGAAATGACAAAATAGAATTTCACGATTTGGCTTAGTGTACCACCAGTTATGCTGATGCGCGTAGCAAACCTAATTGTGATTTTTCAATAAtagtttttaagataaaaagagGGGTGTTGAAGCCCAAATAAAATACTAGAAAACCCACTTCTATAAGGTGAAGGAGACGGAGAGTAAGATGGGGTTATCGGCGTCAAAGAGAGTGGAGAAGAGTCTGTCGAACTCGGGCGATTTTGACTCAGCATGCGACTCAGCCTTCTCCCACTGCCTCGCTCTCACACAGCACGCCTTCGAAGGAGTGTTCCCTTACCAACTCAAAACCGCCTCCGATTACATCCACGCCAACACCACACACCCTCTCATTCGAAATTGGCTCCCCACACCTCCCGATCGGACCCAAATCGACGCAGCCCTCCGCCGCCTCCCTCCCAATTCCGATGACACACTTCCACTTCCCCTCTTCAAAAACTGGGCCCACCACCTCTACACCGACGCCGTCGTGTCCGCCGCCGCCAAATCGCTTAAGGTGCGCGTTCCCGTCGGCATCGCCGGGATCGTCGGAGTCAGCGCCCTCACTCGGCCTCCTCTCCGAATGGTTGGCACCTTCATTGGAGCCTACTCCCTCGCTGTTGCGCTCTCCATTTTAGATGGCTTATCCACATAAATTGTATTTCTAATTTTCCGCTTTTTTATGCTTCGGCAATGATACTGTTATTTGATTACATAGAGTAATTACAATCCTTTGTAAGTaagtatattaatttttgtaattattatcttaaaaattatatttattatatattttttattaatcactAATCGACAAAAAATTATACTGccagtatttaattttttttttataaaatttttattatgtaatttgaTATTTGTTAGTGCAATACTGGTATTCACTAATCTGGTGTAGGTCTTTTCTAGAAGCATTCAATTCAAGTGTGTTCTGCCTTCTCCTTTACGTCAAGCTTAGACTTTATACTAATCTTCTAAGTTTGATATACAATCTAATCGTATTTCCTTATCGGCaagatattaatatttttttcttattgggtagtttgttagttttattataaatgttggTGGTAGATATTCCAATCCACACCCTCTTTTTTCCTTAAATCTTATTGGCAACCATCAagttaatcttttatttatctcCAAATAAGATGTGATTTAATCGTTTCATGTTATCTTCGGAAGATCATTGATGATGTAATTAGAATACCTAAATATGTTTTCCACTAGGGGCTTATCGGACTATTCAGTTGGATTTCGATAACATGGGCCAAGACGGTTGCTCAGTCCAATAACGATCGGAAGATACATTTACTAAATGTATATCAAAttacaatatataaattaatctcTTATATCTAAAAGGTTTATTTAAACCTAAGGGCTTAAAAGGAGTCCAAGCTCATTATAGttaaaacacacaaaaacatgaaacaGGGTATTACAATGTGCGTAACTTGTGTGACCAAAATCACTGTTAGGACATGAAATTCTTAACTCATCTTCACGAAAGTTGTGGACAATTTATTCTTGAAATTAGACATTTGTCTCGTGTCGTTTCGATTTCTACAATTTAAGATATCCTAAAAACATTATACATACGCATGTTGTCGTCTAATGCGTTTCCCGGTGGTGGAAATTCACACACCTTAGCCATGGTGCATTTTGTTTGTCAATTTAGGTTTTTTGGTGCTTGTTACACCCATGTGAATTGTCACACCTCAGGGTGTGACACATCTGGTTGTCATTTTCTCTAACTTTCTTCAAGTTTTCAAGCTTGTATCCTTTCCTTGATGCAATCCAAGCTTCTAATTGTCCTTCACCTGTTTCCAACTTCCAAATCACCCCGAGTCTTCAGTCTGTAACTTCCAAGGCCGAATCATCTCATGACAAACCTTGCTAAAATCCAGAAACACACAAAGAACGCCAAAAAGTCTCTTAAGGAACAAAATTGTGAAAACTAAGAGTAGAACTAATcctaattaacataaaatgcATGCAAAACTGCATGAAACAATGCGCAAGACATGGTATGAAAGGCTACGCATCAGTGGTCTAGGACGAGATAAATGGGAAGACacatgttttagaaaataattatgagagaaatttgattttttttttaacccaatTTCTTACCCTAGCCCCAATAATCCTACAACACTTAtgtaataaaatgataagaaaatgtttttataatagAATTATCAAGACGAAATAGATATGTTATGACTTCCAAAGTACGGGTGtgagattcaaattcaaatgttaagtaattttaaatttgaaaaaataataagcgatacataattaaaatgaacTCATAATATCTTACAAATTTGActcgaaaatatttttaattttgataattaacaCTTTTTGATTTTAGtacattactaatatttttccaTATTTATTAAGAAGTTGGACTTTGGCGGCCATATTTTGATTTGAACGAaagagatttaaatatattaaacacGTAATCTTATTATATTTGAGTTTCAAATTCATGGACATAAAGAAATCTAGAAGAATTAATCTCTCTCATACAAGTGTGAATGAAGATATATACGTTTAAAACTCCTCCTAAAAGTGAATTGAGCGAGGGAACAAGCCTTCAATTctttattgaaaagaaaaaatgagtggTATAAGAAGATacataatttattctatataaTATGTGTATAGGTAGCGTGGCTTGCTACCTTAGCAAGTAAGATTATCACCGGTGGCAACACCGAATTGTCTACAGTAGTCAGTGTAGTAATTAACGCGAGCCTGAACTGTGGAAGGGTTGGCACCATCACATTCAAGTTGACCGTTAATGGCTCTGATGGTTGCACCAAAGCCTTGGTTGATGACAGGGCGCACGTGTTGCATCCAGTACCACAgtgctgtcttgaaagaaatcaCAGGATCATTGCCCACTGTTTCAGGAGCGTTCAATCCATCAAAATCGTTGCTCTGTCCAGCAGGTCCATAGTTGAAGTTCCATGTTAGTTGAATCGGACCACGCCCATAGTAGCCTCTGTTAGAAAGGCACGGATACTGTGAAATCGTATTCTCGTCGCAGTAGTCCTGCGATGCACCATTAATCTCTTCAATGTGGCAAAAATCTGCACCCCATGTCACCAATCATTTCAATTAGCAGTTAAGTAAAGTTTATATAAGAATTAAGAAAGGTGGTAATTCTTACGTCCAGTTTCATGTGTGAAATGGGCAAAAGCAGCTGCAATCTCGCGCTTGGAGTCATCCTGGGAACCAAGTCTACCAAAGTCATTATAGGAATTGAGAGCATTAAGAAAAGCATCTCGTGAGTAAAAGTTCTTGCCAGCACAGCCAGAGTCAGCCTGATCAATTATGCCACTGAAGAATTGTGGTGTGACAATGTCAGCCACATTAACATTGTTAGTACTTGGTGTGCTCGAATAACAAGGACCCTGCTTGCACCCTGTGCCGCAGTACTCCTCACCGTTACCACAATACCCATGTTGGCTGCAACATAACCCTTCAGC of the Glycine max cultivar Williams 82 chromosome 13, Glycine_max_v4.0, whole genome shotgun sequence genome contains:
- the LOC100526974 gene encoding uncharacterized protein LOC100526974 yields the protein MGLSASKRVEKSLSNSGDFDSACDSAFSHCLALTQHAFEGVFPYQLKTASDYIHANTTHPLIRNWLPTPPDRTQIDAALRRLPPNSDDTLPLPLFKNWAHHLYTDAVVSAAAKSLKVRVPVGIAGIVGVSALTRPPLRMVGTFIGAYSLAVALSILDGLST
- the LOC100776582 gene encoding endochitinase PR4 — protein: MIGKKFLCVVVAVAFVMITKVPQNVSAQNCGCAEGLCCSQHGYCGNGEEYCGTGCKQGPCYSSTPSTNNVNVADIVTPQFFSGIIDQADSGCAGKNFYSRDAFLNALNSYNDFGRLGSQDDSKREIAAAFAHFTHETGHFCHIEEINGASQDYCDENTISQYPCLSNRGYYGRGPIQLTWNFNYGPAGQSNDFDGLNAPETVGNDPVISFKTALWYWMQHVRPVINQGFGATIRAINGQLECDGANPSTVQARVNYYTDYCRQFGVATGDNLTC